One segment of Urocitellus parryii isolate mUroPar1 chromosome 5, mUroPar1.hap1, whole genome shotgun sequence DNA contains the following:
- the Map3k12 gene encoding mitogen-activated protein kinase kinase kinase 12 has product MACLHETRTPSPSFGGFVSTLSEASMRKLDPDTSDCTPEKDLTPTQCVLRDVVPLGGQGAGGPSPSPGGEPPPEPFANSVLQLHEQETGGSGGATGSPESRASRVRADEVRLQCQSGSGFLEGLFGCLRPVWTMIGKAYSTEHKQQQEDLWEVPFEEILDLQWVGSGAQGAVFLGRFHGEEVAVKKVRDLKETDIKHLRKLKHPNIITFKGVCTQAPCYCILMEFCAQGQLYEVLRAGRPVTPSLLVDWSMGIAGGMNYLHLHKIIHRDLKSPNMLITYDDVVKISDFGTSKELSDKSTKMSFAGTVAWMAPEVIRNEPVSEKVDIWSFGVVLWELLTGEIPYKDVDSSAIIWGVGSNSLHLPVPSSCPDGFKILLRQCWNSKPRNRPSFRQILLHLDIASADVLSTPQETYFKSQAEWREEVKLHFEKIKSEGTCLHRLEEELVMRRREELRHALDIREHYERKLERANNLYMELNALMLQLELKERELLRREQALERRCPGLLKPHPSRGLLHGNTMEKLIKKRNVPQKLSPHSKRPDILKTESLLPKLDAALSGVGLPGCPKGPPSPGRSRRGKTRHRKSSAKGSCGDLPGLRAAVPPHEPGGPGSPGGLGAGPSAWEACPPALRGLHHDLLLRKMSSSSPDLLSAALGARGRGATGGAGDPGSPPPARGDTPPSEGSAPGSTSPESPGGAKGEPPPPVGPGDGVGLLGTGREGTAGRGGSRAGSQHLTPAALLYRAAVTRSQKRGISSEEEEGEVDSEVELTSSQRWPQGMNMRQSLSTFSSENPSDGEEGTASEPSPSGTPEVGSTNTDERPDERSDDMCSQGSEIPLDPPASEAVPDPSSQPIPHQDLLRGEQGPPNSEDSDCDSTELDNSNSVDALRPPSSLPP; this is encoded by the exons ATGGCCTGCCTCCATGAGACCCGCACACCCTCCCCTTCTTTTGGGGGCTTCGTGTCTACCCTAAGTGAGGCTTCCATGCGCAAGCTGGACCCAGACACTTCAGACTGCACCCCTGAGAAGGACCTGACACCCACCCAGTGTGTACTTCGTGATGTAGTGCCTCTTGGTGGACAGGGCGCAGGtgggcccagcccctccccaggtgGAGAGCCACCTCCTGAGCCTTTTGCCAATAGTGTCCTGCAGCTACATGAGCAGGAAACAGGGGGTTCAGGAGGAGCCACGGGATCACCTGAGAGTCGGGCATCTAGAGTCCGAGCTGACGAGGTGAGGCTACAGTGCCAGAGTGGCAGTGGCTTCCTTGAAGGCCTCTTCGGCTGCCTACGCCCAGTCTGGACTATGATTGGCAAAGCCTACTCCACGGAACACAAGCAGCAGCAGGAAG ACCTTTGGGAGGTTCCTTTTGAGGAAATCCTGGACCTGCAGTGGGTAGGCTCCGGGGCCCAGGGAGCTGTCTTCCTGGGGCGCTTCCATGGGGAGGAGGTAGCTGTGAAGAAAGTACGAGACCTCAAGGAGACCGACATCAAGCACCTGAGAAAGCTGAAGCACCCCAACATCATCACTTTCAA GGGTGTGTGTACCCAGGCGCCCTGCTACTGCATCCTCATGGAGTTCTGCGCCCAGGGCCAGCTATATGAGGTGCTGCGGGCTGGCCGCCCTGTCACCCCGTCCTTGCTGGTTGACTGGTCCATGGGCATTGCCGGAGGCATGAACTACCTGCACCTGCACAAGATCATCCACAGAGACCTCAAGTCCCCCAA CATGCTAATCACATATGACGACGTGGTGAAGATCTCAGATTTTGGCACTTCCAAGGAGCTGAGTGACAAGAGCACCAAGATGTCCTTTGCAGGGACGGTAGCCTGGATGGCCCCTGAGGTGATCCGCAATGAGCCTGTGTCTGAGAAGGTTGACATCTG GTCCTTTGGTGTGGTGCTATGGGAACTCCTGACTGGTGAGATCCCTTACAAAGATGTAGATTCCTCAGCCATCATCTGGGGTGTAGGAAGCAACAGTCTTCATCTGCCCGTACCCTCCAGCTGCCCAGATGGCTTCAAAATCTTACTTCGTCAGTGCTG GAACAGCAAACCACGAAATCGTCCATCATTCCGACAGATCCTGCTGCATCTGGACATTGCCTCAGCTGACGTACTCTCCACACCCCAGGAGACTTACTTTAAGTCCCAG GCAGAGTGGCGGGAAGAGGTAAAGCTGCACTTTGAGAAGATCAAGTCTGAAGGAACCTGTCTGCACCGCCTAGAAGAGGAGCTGGTaatgaggaggagggaggagctcaG ACATGCCCTGGATATCAGGGAGCACTATGAACGGAAATTGGAGAGAGCCAACAACCTATACATGGAACTCAATGCCCTTATGTTGCAGctggaactcaaggagcgggagcTGCTCAG GCGAGAACAAGCTTTAGAGCGGAGATGCCCAGGCCTGCTAAAGCCACACCCTTCTCGGGGCCTCCTTCATGGAAACACAATGGAGAAACTCATCAAGAAGAGGAATGTGCCACAGAAACTGTCACCCCATAGCAAAAG GCCAGATATCCTGAAGACAGAGTCCTTGCTACCTAAACTAGATGCAGCACTAAGTGGCGTGGGGCTTCCAGGGTGTCCTAAGGGTCCCCCCTCACCAGGACGGAGTCGCCGTGGCAAGACACGTCACCGCAAGTCCAGCGCCAAGGGCAGCTGTGGGGACCTCCCTGGGCTTCGTGCAGCTGTGCCACCCCATGAACCTGGAGGACCAGGAAGCCCAGGGGGCCTAGGAGCAGGACCCTCAGCTTGGGAGGCTTGCCCTCCTGCCCTCCGTGGGCTCCACCATGACCTTCTGCTCCGCAAGATGTCTTCTTCATCCCCAGACCTGCTGTCAGCAGCACTGGGAGCTCGGGGTCGGGGGGCCACAGGAGGAGCTGGGGATCCTGGCTCACCACCTCCAGCCCGTGGTGACACCCCCCCAAGTGAAGGCTCAGCCCCTGGTTCCACCAGCCCTGAGTCACCTGGGGGGGCCAAAGGGGAGCCGCCTCCACCAGTAGGGCCTGGCGATGGTGTAGGGCTGCTGGGAACTGGAAGGGAAGGGACAGCGGGCCGGGGAGGAAGCCGGGCTGGGTCCCAGCACTTGACTCCAGCTGCACTGCTCTACAGGGCTGCTGTCACTCGGAGTCAG AAAAGAGGAATCTcttcagaagaggaagaaggagaggtaGACAGTGAAGTAGAGCTTACATCAAGCCAGAG GTGGCCTCAGGGCATGAATATGCGCCAGTCACTATCTACCTTCAGCTCAGAGAATCCATCAGATGGGGAGGAGGGCACAGCTAGTGAGCCTTCTCCCAGTGGCACACCTGAAGTTGGCAGCACCAACACTGATGAACGGCCAGATGAACGGTCTGATGACATGTGTTCCCAGGGTTCAGAAATCCCACTGGACCCACCTGCCTCAGAGGCTGTTCCAGACCCTTCCTCCCAGCCCATACCACACCAGGACCTACTCAGAGGTGAGCAG GGCCCTCCTAATTCTGAGGACTCAGACTGTGACAGCACTGAATTGGACAACTCCAACAGCGTTGATGCCTTGAGGCCCCCATCCTCACTCCCTCCATGA